One window from the genome of Aricia agestis chromosome 6, ilAriAges1.1, whole genome shotgun sequence encodes:
- the LOC121727895 gene encoding short-chain specific acyl-CoA dehydrogenase, mitochondrial, with translation MFSLIPKAICSLGQAVQNVRCIASLSALPETYQMMYKTCRDFAENELKPNAAVYDREHKYPGDAIKKMGELGLMSIFTPENLGGTGLDYLAYAIALEEISRGCASAGVIMSVNNSLYLGPLINWGTDKQKQAYITPFCTGDVGCFALSEPGNGSDAGAASTTAKDGGDKWILNGTKCWITNGYESKASVVFATTDKSLKHKGISAFIVPKPTKGLELGKKEDKLGIRGSSTCSLIFEDCEIPKENILGEPGMGFKIAMMTLDGGRIGIAAQALGIAQASLDVAVEYASKRTAFGKPISKLQTIQNKLANMAMQLESARLLTWRAAWLKDNKQGYTKEAAMAKLAASEAATFVSHQCIQILGGMGYVSDMPAERHYRDARITEIYEGTSEIQRLVIANQIIKEYGV, from the exons ATGTTTAGTTTAATTCCAAAGGCAATTTGCAGCttag gtcAAGCTGTTCAAAATGTAAGATGTATAGCTTCACTGTCCGCCTTGCCAGAAACATATCAGATGATGTACAAAACTTGCAGAGACTTTGCAGAGAATGAGTTAAAACCCAATGCTGCCGTTTACGATAGGGAACATAAATACCCAGGAGATGCCATTAAGAAAATGGGCGAACTCGGTCTCATGTCTATATTTACACCTGAAAACTTAGGCGGAACAGGCTTGGACTATCTCGCGTATGCTATAGCTCTAGAGGAAATATCTAGAGGGTGTGCATCAGCTGGTGTGATAATGTCTGTAAACAACTCTCTTTACTTGGGGCCACTGATAAATTGGGGAACTGACAAACAAAAACAGGCATACATTACTCCTTTCTGTACTG GTGATGTTGGATGTTTTGCTTTATCTGAACCTGGAAATGGTTCTGATGCTGGAGCAGCTTCAACAACTGCTAAAGATGGTGGGGACAAATGGATTTTGAATGGTACCAAATGTTGGATAACAAATGGCTATGAGAGTAAGGCTTCAGTAGTGTTTGCGACAACAGACAAGAGTTTGAAGCACAAAGGCATTTCAGCCTTTATAGTACCAAAACCAACAAAAGGTTTGGAGTTAGGCAAGAAAGAGGACAAGCTGGGAATCAGGGGATCTTCGACATGTTCCCTTATTTTTGAAGACTGTGAAATCCCAAAGGAGAATATTTTAGGTGAACCTGGCATGGGCTTCAAAATTGCAATGATGACATTAGACGGTGGACGAATTGGCATTGCAGCTCAGGCCTTGGGAATTGCtcag gcCTCACTGGATGTTGCTGTTGAATATGCATCTAAGAGGACTGCTTTTGGAAAGCCAATCAGTAAATTGCAGACAATACAGAATAAATTGGCTAACATGGCTATGCAGCTGGAATCAGCTAGATTATTGACTTGGCGTGCTGCATGGTTGAAAGACAACAAACAGGGTTATACTAAGGAGGCAGCAATGGCAAAGTTGGCAGCTTCAGAGGCAGCTACTTTTGTTTCACACCAATGTATACAG ATTCTTGGTGGCATGGGATATGTGTCTGACATGCCAGCAGAGAGACATTACCGTGATGCAAGAATTACCGAGATCTATGAGGGCACATCAGAGATACAAAGACTTGTTATTGCCAATCAAATTATCAAAGAATATGGAGTTTAG
- the LOC121727897 gene encoding actin-related protein 2/3 complex subunit 3, with the protein MPAYHSTLVDYTQSVGNLALLPIRTTFRGPAPMSPKIELDIIDEALNYFKANVFFRFYEIKSDADRVLIYLTLYISECLKRLQKCSNKNQGQQEMYMLAISKFDIPGDAGFPLNSVYAKPSSPQEADLMRQYLQQIRHETGTRVCEKVFATEDGKPSKWWLCFAKRKFMDKSLSGPGQ; encoded by the exons ATGCCC GCTTATCATTCTACTTTGGTAGATTACACCCAATCCGTTGGCAATCTGGCCCTCCTACCGATTCGCACAACATTCAGAGGACCAGCACCTATGAGTCCGAAAATCGAATTGGACATCATAGATGAGGCTCTTAATTATTTCAAAGCAAATGTGTTCTTTAGATTCTATGAAATAAAG TCTGATGCAGATAGAGTGCTTATTTACCTAACTCTGTATATTTCTGAGTGCTTGAAGCGGTTACAGAAATGTTCAAATAAGAACCAGGGCCAACAAGAAATGTACATGTTGGCAATTTCCAAGTTTGATATCCCAGGAGATGCTGGGTTTCCATTGAACTCAGTGTACGCCAAACCCTCGAGTCCCCAAGAAGCAG atttgatGAGACAGTATCTTCAACAAATAAGACATGAAACTGGAACTCGTGTTTGTGAAAAG GTGTTTGCTACTGAAGATGGAAAACCCAGCAAGTGGTGGCTATGTTTTGCCAAGAGGAAATTCATGGACAAATCCCTATCAGGGCCTGGCCaataa